In the genome of Chelmon rostratus isolate fCheRos1 chromosome 12, fCheRos1.pri, whole genome shotgun sequence, the window TGGCCGTACCCAGCATGATGCTGCAGACGTCATAGTTTGTCAGGTACTGCAAGAGGAACAAAAGTACAATTAGATAAACTAAAGGTTCATTTTCATGTATCCTGCTCCAAAGATTCCAGGCTTCCCTTTACCTTCAGCCCaacaataaagcaaaacaaaccttTGTTTGTATTCCAATCTTGAGCGCTGACCCAGCTATGGTCAGTGTGTCGCTCACGATGATGAGGATGTACCAGCCATTCACAAACTCCATGCGGTCTGACCAAGTCACAATCTTATTGTAGTAGGCATGGAAGAATATGTTGAACTCCTGCATGAGAGACACTCAGATATCGTAAAATGCATCagttaaacaaacacatgacaaacCAGGACTCATTTCTACACAAGCCACATGATATGATGACACTTATTGAATGACTTGATGAAGAGGTTATGACTCTTACATCATCTGATCAGTATAAAATACTGAGTTCAGCCCTGAGCTGTCAATAATTTTAGGGTTATTATGAGTCCATCCAAAGCAAACCCCACTATTCAGTTACAGTCTTTTTCGTCTGAACATGAACATCTGACTGCTGTTTTAAAACCCTTTTccacactgaaaaatgttgctgttgctatctatctatctatctatctatctatctatctatctatctatctatctatctatctatccaccCCAAattcccaaaaaaaaacaaaaaaaaaaacacacacacagaggacctCGGTGTCCTCTACCTGCAGCCCTGCATCGGATGCTGGCTTGCATATTATGTGTTATGTGCTGATGAAATTTGATTTATTACTGCTTGAATGACCCAGTGGCTTAACTGCAACACAATCCTCTACATTCATCAGTGGTGATGGTAGCGATCCAGTCGTGTGTTCTTCTGAACTTACAAACTGCAGTTGGATGCCATTGATGACAGATCGCGTGCAGAGGATGAGGGAGGTGAAGCAGGCGAGGATGACCACCGAGTCAAACGACAAGAGGAGGTAATCGTTCTTATCAGCTGGAAAGCAGAGCCACAGATTTCAGGtgagctgtcagtgtcagtgtgccccctgctggccttTTAAGCTACAACCAGTGTGTTTCCATACTTGGCTCGATCATGATCACAGCAATGAAACTGAGTTTGGGGTAAAACTTACATTTGCCCTCCACGTTCCAGTCGCTGCATTCATATATCCTCACATCATTTTCAACATCAACCTTTATCTTCCCACTGTGTGCACGGTTGTCAAACACGATCTGTACGCGAAGACAAGAATTAGAGGGCTGCGAGTTTAAGGCAAATTATTCATGAGCCTTCCGTCTGTTACAGCTCAGAGGAGGGTGTGACATTTTTTCAGGAGGTGTCACCAACCATTATGTGGAAGTCATAACAGTCTGGCAGCTCGTGGTGGCGCACAGTCTGCAGATTGATGGTTTTCAGAGTAAAGTAGATGCTCACTGATAACAGCCtgggcacacaaacacacatcagcaggCTGCACTCTTATCGCCTGGCATGAAACCAGTATTTTCAGCTTAGTCACCTTTTGAAATCCAAGCTGAGGTTCACATGTGTCGGCAAACTGCTGAACGACTGCGCTGGATATATGGAGACACAGTCTGCgaggaggaaatgaaggcaGTACACTCATTAGATTAGTCAGGGGATTGTTCAGCAGAGGAATTATTCAGCTTTCATCCCTACCCTATGCAGTATAAGGTTCCTCTTTTCATGCAGTCACAAGTAAATCCACATTATGGTTATTTTCCATTCATGCCATGAATCAGCTtccataaatacattttgcacaAACAATCTGGATGCAACCCGACGCAGCTGTGCTTAAGAGCCACAGCTATGCATGAGTACGTCTGAAATCAACATTTTACCTTTATAAACATGTGGATCAATGTCAAAGGTCTCATTTCCAGGATCGATGCTGCTGTTCCTGTAAAACTcttgacacacagacagaggagtgTACTTTCCATCAACCATCTCGTATGCAAGGTTACCTACTGTCAGGTTTTGGAGACCGATGTACtgagaaagacacaaaagaaagaaagaaagaaaagtgaaacaCATCTTATGACAACCCCCTTGTGATATAAGAGTAAGCTGACATCTTAAATCTAAACTTACCCTGTTGATAATGTAGTAGATGTGATCATACACATCTGCTTTTGTGTACAGGGCGTAGCTTCCCAGCCGTTGATCCTTGTATCCTTTTAGGAACAGATGTCTGAATGTCATCAGATTTTCGTCTTTGAAGGTGACCATCATTTCATTACTCAGGCCAAAAGAGACTAActggaaaaaagcaacaaaaacaaaacatatatgAGACAAAGGGACATCTTGCCAATACCATCCAAAGAATTCTGTGAAGTACCTGAACTGTGATGATTGcaatttttaatatttgtatCATCAGTTTCCATGGTTTGCGACCCCTGGCTCTGTATTTCTCACAGGGGTTCATGAAGAAGTACTTGAGCCTCCGTCTGAAGTCCTCCACCACCTTCAGCTCCAGGCTCTGAGTGTGAGCGCTCCACCTGCAGTGGCCATTgggcctcctctcctctgacctcGCAGCCAACAGCTGCTCACACTCCTCCATTATACTGAGTCATACAAGAGTATTCGATTAGTTTTCAGAGGACAGTTTTGTGTTCCTCCTCATACGGTTAAAGTTTGAACACGCATCGGAAATGCGTTGAAGGTGAAGGTTCAACCATTCCAGTCATTCTGATGTTTATCAAACTGGTTATCCTGCATGTGCTCACTGCGGTCACTCTCTCAGCACTCTCTAAAATGTAAGTTTGGAGTGCTTGCTAAAATCAGCTCTTATGCTCTAAAAACTAccaaaaaaaagtgttttgcagCATCATTTATCCATTTTTAGCTCATCAAAGGCTTATTGTAGCAGACCTGCCTCCAACAGCGAGCATATAACAGACAGCAAATGTGGACTTCAACTACATATTCACCAAATTAGTTAGCATAAAGtattaaatttaaaatctttGCAGAGAAATCACAGCAAACAGAAATGAATTGAAGTTAAAGGCTCTtatattatagatattattgtagttatattcttttttttacaacccCAGGCTAGAATATATCTATGTATTAGTATTAAAGAGAGtaaaagcaacaacagaaaaactaaaatcaacatatataataataataataataataataataaagttaataataataataatgactgaATTACCTGCTGTGCACCAGCGAGCCACAGAGCAACTGGTCTAACactctttgctgtttgttgcagATGCAGTCACCACACCAGCCTTCACCACAATGACTGACACTCCTCCGCGTCATTTTAAGCTTTTCCAGTTTTTCCAAAACAAGAACAGAGCTTCCAGGAACAGAATCTTTGCACGCACAGAAACTGATGCTGTTTGCAGGCATCTGCAATCTGTGACTGCGTGAATTCATATTATAACCCCGACTACAATAACactgggacgctgtgtaaacaaaaataaaacagaatgcgataatttgctaatcctgtttgacatatactcaattttaaacagcacaaagacaatatatttaatgttttacctcatcaacttctgatttttgtaaaaatatgcttaatctgaatctgatgcagcaatacgtatcaaacaagttgggacaggagcaacaacagactgggaaagttgtggaacgctccaaaaacacctgtttggatcattccacaggtaaacaggttgattggtaacaggtgataatatcatgattgggtatgaaaggagcatcctggaaaggctcagtcgctcacaagcgaggatggagcgaggtttaccactttgtgaacacggTTGTATAAAGGAGGAGTCTCAGATACTGTTTTGCAGACAGCATTAGTACAAAGCAAATTAGCCAAAGGTTATAGGATTTCTTGATGTCGCTGTATGTCCTCACTGTCTTATAATAAACTACATTGTTTTTAAACACAAAGTCACcaatgaagaaagaaaacacaacttcaTATAGAAAACCTTTAGTATGGAACAGGTGATTGTACATGACCAGTAACAAGCAGTTTTTTTCACAATATTCTTTACGATTCAGGACTTGTGTAGTGACAAAACGATGTAAAGCAACTTCTTGTTGAATTAATGCTGCACGGGACAAATCGTCATCACTTGGAGCTACGTCACTCTGGTCAAAGGCAGCGTCTTATGAGATCAGGCCCACGTACACAAAGGCTCAAGTAGTCATTCCAGTGTATAAAACGTTCTCATTGCACCTAaactgtggctgctgtgtttgcacactGCACAGTTTATCAGAGAATCACACCTTTGCTAACAGAAGAGTAGGTGGGAGTGGATGAGTCAGACTTTCTTAGCTCATGACATGGGTACCAAACCTCAATACCCCCAAGAGGTGTTTGAAGCAGGAATATCGGAAAGTATGAATTACCGAAAGCTCGCATCCAGTGCTCCTTCTTTACTTATTTATTGATCAGACAGTTTTGGATTTACATCATAATTTTGCCTTTATTATATTGAGCATACTTTCTTGTACACCTGCTtctatttaaacatttaacatttgagacATGTGGCCTCTTTTAGAAAAACAGGGGTTTTATAGAAAAACATGTATATATTCTTAAAACTAAGGTATTATTTTGACCTGATTTTGGATCAGCCCCAGTATCACAAACTGCCCTCATTTTCTCACATAAGAAGCTAATTGGTAAAGTAGTAGTATAACCCCTGAGGCAACACCAGAAAGAGTGAGACACAATGAAAGCGTGCCCCTTTATGAGATGAGTGGTTGAGGATTCTGTCGGTTTGTCCATTTAACTGCATGAGAACTGTCTCATTGACATGTGAAATTAAAAGATGCTCCTGTGAAACGTTGGAGTGAGCGAGCGCGACCGGAGGGGCTGGAAGTTTGGGTccccgccgctgctgctgcacccCGACGCTTCGGCATCTATGTTGGAGGGGGATTCGACCATCCCCTCGTCAGGCAGCGGAGGAGCTCCCGGGTCTCCGGGCCTCGGGAGGCTGGAGGAGGTCGTGGAGGAAGCCACGCCGATGCTCGCACCAGCCCCAGAGGGCgagtctcctcctctctgtaacGACGGCAGGTTGAGCGAGCCTGCTACGTCTGAGGTGGCCGGGCTGCGCTCTCCGTCCGGGTGGAAGAGCAGCGTGGAGTTGTGTGAAAACATGGTGGGGAGGTCGCTGGTTGTGCTCGGAGTGCTGAGGTTGCTGTCAGATGAGGAGCTGGGAGCCTGTGCTGTGGAGTAACAGACGGAGAGGGAAAAAGCGTAAAGTTGCACCCAACACAGATTTGAAATGAGCAGATTTCATAGCGACTCGGCCTACTCACCTCTGAGAGACTCTATCTTCTCATTTTTGGCCCTTTGCACCTCATCTGTGATTCTGGTGATGATGAAGTTTTGGGAGCGCATCTCCCTTATGGAGTCAGTCAAGGCGTCCAGGCCCCGCGGGTTCTCGGCCAGTATGTCCAACAGCATGGCCGTCCTCTTGGTCTGCGTGGTCCTGCAGCTGATTTCCTCCGCGTCGTCCCGTGTCAGGATCCTGCGAGAGCGCAGGTAGTCGAGGTGGCGTTCGGCTCTGATCTTGTCGCAGAGGTAGTGGCGCAGTCTGGTCAGCACCTGGAAATCCACAGCAGAGGTGTGGTGAAGGCAAAAGGACAAAGTGAGCTGTCTGGAGTGATGGGAAGGCTGAGGATCTGCAGGTTTTCTCTGAACCAAAGGCTGCAGTTGATAATATTCACAAAATTCAACCACAGGTGGTGTGAAATCACTTCCATGCCCTGGGCTGACTCTGCTCTCCATGTCACAGAGCTGTCCACCCCTCTTTTAGCTTCTGGCAGTGCTTTAGAGAAGGCAAACAGAGCAAACCCTGTCTGTAATTACATAAAGAAGTGCACGTTCTCCAGCTTGTGAGTTCAACATTGCCTTACTGCCAAGTCCCACAGGGGACTGAGTGCTGAGGTGGGCACGTTCAAGGTGTGGTGGGAAGTTTCCTCCTTTAACAGGCCTTTAACGCCTAATTAGGCACAAAAAGTCAGCAGAGCAATAAATCTACCTGTATTTTTCACATACACCACTCTAACTGAATGGCTGCTGATTTGGAAGCAAGACTTTCGTCTGAATTATCGTACTCACGTCCTTTTTAATCTCTGCCATTTCATCTTCGGTGAGATGAGGAACGTCCATCCCTCTCACCCGCAAAGCGAAAATCCAGGTGTTCCGGGTACTGAACGACTGAGATAAGTTGGTGAGCCAGAAATAATCAAACAAACCACATCGGTAAATTATTCGCAGGCGTTAACAAATGCGTCTCGTCATTATTTGTCGTTCAAAGCCGCCGCTGCCGCTGTCCATTCAACTTTTCTGTCTGAAAAATCCCCGGACTTCCTGATTCTGTCGAGGTTTGCGTCGACacgagaagaagaaaagtaCTCACAGCAAAGTCGTCGCTTTCACGCTCGGAGCTGATTCATGTCGTTTAAAACTCTACAATTGACACAAAACGTCTCTTATAACAGCAGACTAGGCTGCGGTTGTCCAACTTTCCTCGTATTGATCCGTGTTACTCGCCGTCAAGCGCAAGTCCATGTTCTGATACAGGTGAAGCGCCACAGTGACCACGTCCACTGGGTGGCGCTGTTGGATCTCCTCACACTGAACCACGCATTTTTAGATACAGCAGAGGGGAGACTCGGCACATTCACTCCAGCACTGCACTTCAGTATAATTTCGAGGTGCTTGTATTGACTGTCCTGTATAATCTCCATTTAATGCTCCTTTAttcttttactccactacatttctctgacagctgcagacacttTGGAGTTTTTACTTAgaaacagtggtggaaaaagtactCATATGTTTTACCTAAATAAAGAGTAGTAAGACCACAGTTTACTCCTGCAATCAAAAAGTACAAATTTGCATCGAAATATAATGAAagcaccaaaagtaaaagtactattattaatacatatatatatatacaatgtATTACTAAATTATAAAGATTGAATCGTTAATATTTACATCACTTTACTAGCCTATAAAGCTGTACTAGCCTGTAATAATATATCATCATTCATGTGTTAATTATAGTTTTTATTGGTAATCTGACTTTGTAAAGTATCCAGTAactaaagttatcaaataaattatatatataaattatatatatgtatgtgtgtgtgtgtgtacaagattacaaaataaacagagaaaaaaagcaaaaaacaaacaaacatagaaTTAGGCTATATGTAGCTACGTACACatgcagtatactgtatatgagcATTGATAACAGTATGTAATAGTATAACACTCAAAACAGGCATTCttctgcattgagtactttGCATTTGTTACTTTATTCACAATTTGCTAATAATACTTCCTTTTTTCTACAGTGTGGTACTTTTATTTGAATaacttcctccactgctgttgatgtgtttgaAAACTAACATATACACCTGGATAGATAGATGTCTTATTTAAAATATGCAACGGTTGGACAAAATATCGTTACATACAAATTGTCCAAAGCACAGGGATCAGCTTTGATGCACCTTTGATACAAAATATTAGGAAAACCTCTAATAGCAGCACCTCGAAAATGACCATGAAGGTTAATCAACACCTAAACGAAGCACCTTGAGTGCAGCGATGGAGGAAGTACTCACATCCTAGTAATAaacccaaaatgtaaaaatactctgttacaagcCGTGCATTCAGAACCTTACGAGGTAGTACAGAGGTGTCACAAGCAAAATGTACTGAGTAAGAAGTACACGTAATAATTCAGAatgattatattatattatataatactGCTGAATTAACATGTGAGcagtattttaattgtttttttttattgaaggtaggatttattgcagggctgtagACAGCATTCATTTTTAGCTGGTGTACCttataaactggcaactgagtgtactTTGTATGCAGTGGTGGCAGTACTCGTCTTTGGCCTGAAGGTCCTCCACACaggcacacccacacactcactttGCCTCATTAGACCTCTTTTCaagagtgtgtgggtgtgtatcgAGTGTGGTTGATTGACATCTACCTCACTCTTCTTGTTAAAGCAGGACAATTTACACTTTTATCATTCTTATTGGCACCGTGTTCGGTTTGGTGACTTCATGTAATCCCCATCATACAGCAGCTCTGCCCAGTTTCAGCCTGAACAGAGGTCTTCCTCTGTTTAGTTATATTTCATAGGATGGTTATTTTTTTCGTTAGTAAAATCTCAAGTAACTGTAGCTAGAACTTCAAGCTTATACTTGAGTcaatgtacttagttactttccatcactgtttGAATGTCGCCTACATTACACAGTTTTTATGCAGCTCTCATATTCAGTATACTACACTTTCAAATGCATTGTGACTTGTCACACTGAATCAGCCCAAATGTGGTTTTACAGTTCTAAAGCAGTTCTAGAATTAGTGGTTACTGTTACAGGGGATCAGCAGGGAAGGTGTGAATCAAAGCGTAGAGAACAAAGTGTCCTCGCAACATCACAGCGAACTGCAGTGCATGAGAGGAACCAAAATAACACTGCagtaaacatgaaataaattgCAAAATGGCTAAACACATGCGAGAATTTCTCTTCCCTCTAATCATGATGTGCCACAAAGCGTTTGAGGACGGGTGCTCGCTGAGAAGGTTGTTGTCAGGCTTGTTTTGTCATGTCCTGCAATGTAATACGTACTGTGTAGCTGGAAAACACCATCCCCAAGCAGTGTGCTATGCTAACTGTAAATCAGGCCGCGACCTTCTGTTGCTCACTTGAAAGTTTTGCGTGTGATGATAATGATTTGAAATCGGGGGGAAATACAGGCTCCAGTAACAACGTGGCTGCTGTTGCATCCCAGCAATTTCTGGAGGAGAGATGCAGCAGAAAGGTGGCCTTTAAATGTCAGGTGCTTAAAGGTCAAACGGTACGTGGATCAGCGTCTttacacaagaaaaaaatacttctTAAAGGGGCAACAAAGCATCCACAGAAACTGACGATACTTGCCCACTTTTCTCTGGAAAAGCTTCAGGATGATTCACACCATTCATGTgcaacagcagagagcagctgccTGGAAATAATGTCGAATCAGCTGGGTGAGATTCAGAGAAGCCACTCGTGAGTGGCCCTTCTAGTGAATGAGCCACAAAGAAAGGAAAGTCGTTATAGAAATGATGTAATGAGCTGGATTTGCAATCATGTCTGCACAGCCCTTACAGACATTCCCGTCTGTTTCATAGTGCATGAACTGCTCTcacacagcagccaaaacaaGCTTGTCACAGACCCAAAACCTCCTCAGTACCAATGGGGAGGGAATTCTGCCTTTCTATTCCCTGTCGCCAGTCTTTATACCACACAGTTTGAATCCCATATTTTGtctattttcctcttttttcacgTTAGCATTAAAGTGTACAGTATCACAAAatgactttttcctctttctgcccACCCACCGTTCCCAGTTGATTGTCATCCTCAAGAATGTAGGGACATGTAATGAACTAAAACCATGAAGTGATTTCATTTCAGTCGGATGTTGCAAAGTATCAAGTATCATATAAATGAAGCTGGTAACAAAGCTTTGTCTCCCTGATAAGATAATCTCCAGGATGGGTAATTACATGTTGCATAACATCTCCTATAGAATAGTAAATCCGACTTTATACTTGCTGTGGATGACTTGCCAGCAAGATGAAAGAAAACGCTCCAAATATGGACGTTTTCCTATAATGCTAAATCCTTAATGCCGTTAGAGGAATAGTCTAACATTTTGGGTAGTGTGCTTATATAACTGCTTCCTctccaagagttagatgagaaattTGCAATTGTTATGTCTCTGCATTAGGGAGGAGCTTGACTCAGGAGGtagtcagttagcttagcataaagactggaagcaggtggaaacaggtAGCCTGACTCTGTACAAAGTTCACGAATAAGCC includes:
- the LOC121614942 gene encoding mucolipin-3-like, with amino-acid sequence MEECEQLLAARSEERRPNGHCRWSAHTQSLELKVVEDFRRRLKYFFMNPCEKYRARGRKPWKLMIQILKIAIITVQLVSFGLSNEMMVTFKDENLMTFRHLFLKGYKDQRLGSYALYTKADVYDHIYYIINRYIGLQNLTVGNLAYEMVDGKYTPLSVCQEFYRNSSIDPGNETFDIDPHVYKDCVSIYPAQSFSSLPTHVNLSLDFKRLLSVSIYFTLKTINLQTVRHHELPDCYDFHIMIVFDNRAHSGKIKVDVENDVRIYECSDWNVEGKSDKNDYLLLSFDSVVILACFTSLILCTRSVINGIQLQFEFNIFFHAYYNKIVTWSDRMEFVNGWYILIIVSDTLTIAGSALKIGIQTKYLTNYDVCSIMLGTATMLVWVGVIRYLGFFRKYNILILTLRAAFPNVIRFCCCAAMIYLGYCFCGWIVLGPYHDKFRTLDKVTECLFSLINGDDMYATFLKMRDKSYMVWLFSRLYLYSFISLFIYMVLSLFIALITDTYETIKHHQQDKVPVSQLEAFIAECRDQPESGRYQTDEEPASCCLSPCCCLG
- the bcl10 gene encoding B-cell lymphoma/leukemia 10 — its product is MDVPHLTEDEMAEIKKDVLTRLRHYLCDKIRAERHLDYLRSRRILTRDDAEEISCRTTQTKRTAMLLDILAENPRGLDALTDSIREMRSQNFIITRITDEVQRAKNEKIESLRAQAPSSSSDSNLSTPSTTSDLPTMFSHNSTLLFHPDGERSPATSDVAGSLNLPSLQRGGDSPSGAGASIGVASSTTSSSLPRPGDPGAPPLPDEGMVESPSNIDAEASGCSSSGGDPNFQPLRSRSLTPTFHRSIF